A DNA window from Betta splendens chromosome 6, fBetSpl5.4, whole genome shotgun sequence contains the following coding sequences:
- the si:dkey-234i14.6 gene encoding uncharacterized protein si:dkey-234i14.6 isoform X2 → MEGLRAENAGVDAAGASAEEKYRALAYDTALSTLVAVAVYVVVKVSVDGIRQWRARIPVLIVGSGPVGLAAALVAVRSGKVLKLTLLEERYRAALLCRPQQIALDPRSVNFLLGLGVDFDNMEGCWHNEHFFTRIGVFQEYLLSILEQKKHKVDVRVQLGTKFSEDYLRRIPHNEWPRVIVVADGSCGDSCSVLGISSDFSVESCHAYGANATIERPDQRQVPTPEIRAHSLYFDLSAYGVEALREHRTPPTKPGFHLKIYGTFRNRYMALICPASDTKMVRFLRHTANAAVMKNIFHQSFNAYKTDIEPRLSDVTLHHMQCSRRLFEIQLSHRRISAAYIEGDNVAVTVEGEAARVLNFDTGCGVNLGMRGLESMGTFIYRTATAVDRNDVLEALSAKMQHSRQVAETFRQTGLTESIYE, encoded by the exons ATGGAAGGGCTGCGGGCGGAAAACGCTGGAGTGGACGCCGCCGGGGCAAGCGCGGAGGAAAAGTACCGCGCTCTCGCCTACGACACGGCGCTGAGCACCCTGGTGGCGGTGGCCGTGTACGTGGTGGTGAAAGTGAGCGTGGACGGCATCAGGCAGTGGCGCGCCCGGATCCCGGTGCTCATCGTGGGCTCGGGACCCGTGGGGCTCGCGGCCGCCCTGGTCGCTGTCCGCTCCGGGAAGGTGCTGAAGCTGACCCTGCTGGAGGAGCGGTACCGGGCCGCGCTGCTGTGCCGGCCGCAGCAGATCGCGCTGGATCCCCGCAGCGTGAACTTCCTGCTGGGGCTCGGGGTCGACTTTGACAACATGGAGGGCTGCTGGCACAACGAGCACTTCTTCACCAGGATCGGCGTGTTCCAGGAGTATCTGCTGAGCATCCTGGAGCAGAAGAAGCACAAGGTGGACGTCAGAGTGCAGCTGGGGACCAAG TTCTCGGAGGACTACCTGCGCCGCATCCCACACAACGAGTGGCCGCGGGTGATCGTCGTGGCCGACGGCTCGTGCGGCGACTCCTGCTCTGTGCTCGGCATCAGCTCCGACTTCAGCGTGGAGTCCTGCCATGCCTACGGCGCCAACGCGACCATAGAGAGACCAGACCAGAGACAA GTGCCCACTCCTGAGATTCGTGCTCACAGCCTCTACTTTGATCTGTCCGCCTATGGGGTGGAGGCGCTGCGAGAACACAGAACCCCTCCCACCAAACCCGGCTTCCACCTGAAGATCTACGGCACCTTCAGAAACCGCTACATGGCCCTGATCTGCCCCGCGTCTGACACCAAGATGGTTCGCTTCCTGAGGCACACCGCCAACGCCGCT GTCATGAAGAACATTTTCCACCAGTCGTTCAACGCCTATAAGACGGACATAGAGCCCCGCCTCAGCGACGTGACGCTCCACCACATGCAGTGCAGCCGGCGCCTCTTCGAGATCCAGCTGTCGCACCGACGCATCAGCGCCGCTTACATCGAGGGGGACAACGTGGCCGTCACCGTGGAGGGGGAGGCGGCGCGTGTCCTCAACTTCGACACGG GCTGTGGGGTAAATCTAGGAATGCGAGGCCTGGAGTCAATGGGGACCTTTATTTACCGGACAGCGACCGCCGTGGACCGGAACGACGTCCTGGAGGCGCTGTCGGCTAAGATGCAGCACTCCAGACAGGTGGCCGAGACCTTCAGGCAGACGGGCCTTACAGAATCCATATACGAATGA
- the si:dkey-234i14.6 gene encoding uncharacterized protein si:dkey-234i14.6 isoform X1, with the protein MEGLRAENAGVDAAGASAEEKYRALAYDTALSTLVAVAVYVVVKVSVDGIRQWRARIPVLIVGSGPVGLAAALVAVRSGKVLKLTLLEERYRAALLCRPQQIALDPRSVNFLLGLGVDFDNMEGCWHNEHFFTRIGVFQEYLLSILEQKKHKVDVRVQLGTKFSEDYLRRIPHNEWPRVIVVADGSCGDSCSVLGISSDFSVESCHAYGANATIERPDQRQVPTPEIRAHSLYFDLSAYGVEALREHRTPPTKPGFHLKIYGTFRNRYMALICPASDTKMVRFLRHTANAAVMKNIFHQSFNAYKTDIEPRLSDVTLHHMQCSRRLFEIQLSHRRISAAYIEGDNVAVTVEGEAARVLNFDTGEHASSWACDSLVHFVAFHLVRLRVLSHACHACHPGCGVNLGMRGLESMGTFIYRTATAVDRNDVLEALSAKMQHSRQVAETFRQTGLTESIYE; encoded by the exons ATGGAAGGGCTGCGGGCGGAAAACGCTGGAGTGGACGCCGCCGGGGCAAGCGCGGAGGAAAAGTACCGCGCTCTCGCCTACGACACGGCGCTGAGCACCCTGGTGGCGGTGGCCGTGTACGTGGTGGTGAAAGTGAGCGTGGACGGCATCAGGCAGTGGCGCGCCCGGATCCCGGTGCTCATCGTGGGCTCGGGACCCGTGGGGCTCGCGGCCGCCCTGGTCGCTGTCCGCTCCGGGAAGGTGCTGAAGCTGACCCTGCTGGAGGAGCGGTACCGGGCCGCGCTGCTGTGCCGGCCGCAGCAGATCGCGCTGGATCCCCGCAGCGTGAACTTCCTGCTGGGGCTCGGGGTCGACTTTGACAACATGGAGGGCTGCTGGCACAACGAGCACTTCTTCACCAGGATCGGCGTGTTCCAGGAGTATCTGCTGAGCATCCTGGAGCAGAAGAAGCACAAGGTGGACGTCAGAGTGCAGCTGGGGACCAAG TTCTCGGAGGACTACCTGCGCCGCATCCCACACAACGAGTGGCCGCGGGTGATCGTCGTGGCCGACGGCTCGTGCGGCGACTCCTGCTCTGTGCTCGGCATCAGCTCCGACTTCAGCGTGGAGTCCTGCCATGCCTACGGCGCCAACGCGACCATAGAGAGACCAGACCAGAGACAA GTGCCCACTCCTGAGATTCGTGCTCACAGCCTCTACTTTGATCTGTCCGCCTATGGGGTGGAGGCGCTGCGAGAACACAGAACCCCTCCCACCAAACCCGGCTTCCACCTGAAGATCTACGGCACCTTCAGAAACCGCTACATGGCCCTGATCTGCCCCGCGTCTGACACCAAGATGGTTCGCTTCCTGAGGCACACCGCCAACGCCGCT GTCATGAAGAACATTTTCCACCAGTCGTTCAACGCCTATAAGACGGACATAGAGCCCCGCCTCAGCGACGTGACGCTCCACCACATGCAGTGCAGCCGGCGCCTCTTCGAGATCCAGCTGTCGCACCGACGCATCAGCGCCGCTTACATCGAGGGGGACAACGTGGCCGTCACCGTGGAGGGGGAGGCGGCGCGTGTCCTCAACTTCGACACGGGTGAGCATGCGTCGTCATGGGCGTGCGACTCATTGGTGCACTTTGTGGCCTTTCATCTGGTTCGTCTTCGTGTACTGTCCCATGCATGTCATGCATGTCATCCAGGCTGTGGGGTAAATCTAGGAATGCGAGGCCTGGAGTCAATGGGGACCTTTATTTACCGGACAGCGACCGCCGTGGACCGGAACGACGTCCTGGAGGCGCTGTCGGCTAAGATGCAGCACTCCAGACAGGTGGCCGAGACCTTCAGGCAGACGGGCCTTACAGAATCCATATACGAATGA
- the prpf18 gene encoding pre-mRNA-splicing factor 18 isoform X1 yields the protein MDILKAETERKRKLIEEKRLVDGSKKYFKRSELARKEQEDYFIRSGYKVQGETPESQIDKQEKDEPSTSTNPGLELELTEEKLPMTLSRQEVIRRLRERGEPIRLFGESDYDAFQRLRKIEILTPEVNKGLRNDLKAAMDKIDQQYLNEIVGGTESGEVDTQHDLKVHEENTTIEELEALGKTLATGDDDRDQDVIHKVLRFLLGVWAKDLNSREDHVKRSVQGKLASATHSQTESYLKPLFRKLRKKSLPADIKESVTDIIKFMLEREYVKANDAYLQMAIGNAPWPIGVTMVGIHARTGREKIFSKHVAHVLNDETQRKYIQGLKRLMTICQKHFTTDPSKCVEYNAL from the exons ATGGATATACTTAAAGCTGAAACCgaaagaaagaggaaactgATAGAAGAAAAACGTCTTGTTGAT GGCTCCAAAAAGTACTTCAAAAGGAGCGAACTTGCGCGCAAGGAGCAAGAAGATTACTTCATAAGATCTGGATATAAG GTTCAAGGAGAGACACCTGAGAGCCAG ATTGATAAGCAGGAGAAAGATGAGCCATCCACATCAACTAATCCAGGATTAGAGCTGGAACTAACAGAAGAGAAGCTACCTATGACACTGTCACGACAGGAG GTTATTCGACGGCTTAGAGAACGAGGAGAACCGATCCGACTGTTTGGAGAGTCCGACTATGATGCCTTCCAGAGACTCCGAAAGATTGAGATCCTGACCCCAGAAGTGAACAAG GGCTTGAGAAATGACTTGAAAGCAGCCATGGATAAAATTGATCAACAGTACTTGAATGAAATAGTTGGAGGAACGGAGTCTGGAGAAGTGGATACACAGCATGATCTGAAAGTGCATGAAGAAAATACCACAATAGAGGAACTGGAG GCTCTTGGTAAAACCCTGGCCACAGGAGATGACGATAGAGATCAAGATGTTATTCACAAAGTTTTGAGG TTTCTTCTTGGCGTTTGGGCCAAAGACTTAAACAGCAGAGAGGACCACGTGAAGCGAAGTGTTCAGGGCAAGTTGGCCAGTGCAACACACTCACAGACTGAGTCTTATCTTAAACCACTCTTCAGGAAACTCAGAAAGAAG AGCTTACCAGCTGACATTAAAGAATCAGTCACAGACATAATTAAATTCATGTTAGAAAGAGAATATGTCAAG GCGAATGATGCCTACCTGCAAATGGCCATTGGTAATGCTCCTTGGCCTATTGGTGTGACCATGGTGGGTATCCATGCTCGTACGGGACGAGAAAAGATCTTCTCCAAACATGTGGCTCATGTTCTCAATGATGAAACGCAGAGGAAATACATTCAG gGACTGAAGAGACTAATGACTATTTGCCAAAAACACTTTACAACTGATCCATCAAAGTGTGTGGAGTACAACGCTCTTTAG
- the prpf18 gene encoding pre-mRNA-splicing factor 18 isoform X2: MDILKAETERKRKLIEEKRLVDGSKKYFKRSELARKEQEDYFIRSGYKIDKQEKDEPSTSTNPGLELELTEEKLPMTLSRQEVIRRLRERGEPIRLFGESDYDAFQRLRKIEILTPEVNKGLRNDLKAAMDKIDQQYLNEIVGGTESGEVDTQHDLKVHEENTTIEELEALGKTLATGDDDRDQDVIHKVLRFLLGVWAKDLNSREDHVKRSVQGKLASATHSQTESYLKPLFRKLRKKSLPADIKESVTDIIKFMLEREYVKANDAYLQMAIGNAPWPIGVTMVGIHARTGREKIFSKHVAHVLNDETQRKYIQGLKRLMTICQKHFTTDPSKCVEYNAL, translated from the exons ATGGATATACTTAAAGCTGAAACCgaaagaaagaggaaactgATAGAAGAAAAACGTCTTGTTGAT GGCTCCAAAAAGTACTTCAAAAGGAGCGAACTTGCGCGCAAGGAGCAAGAAGATTACTTCATAAGATCTGGATATAAG ATTGATAAGCAGGAGAAAGATGAGCCATCCACATCAACTAATCCAGGATTAGAGCTGGAACTAACAGAAGAGAAGCTACCTATGACACTGTCACGACAGGAG GTTATTCGACGGCTTAGAGAACGAGGAGAACCGATCCGACTGTTTGGAGAGTCCGACTATGATGCCTTCCAGAGACTCCGAAAGATTGAGATCCTGACCCCAGAAGTGAACAAG GGCTTGAGAAATGACTTGAAAGCAGCCATGGATAAAATTGATCAACAGTACTTGAATGAAATAGTTGGAGGAACGGAGTCTGGAGAAGTGGATACACAGCATGATCTGAAAGTGCATGAAGAAAATACCACAATAGAGGAACTGGAG GCTCTTGGTAAAACCCTGGCCACAGGAGATGACGATAGAGATCAAGATGTTATTCACAAAGTTTTGAGG TTTCTTCTTGGCGTTTGGGCCAAAGACTTAAACAGCAGAGAGGACCACGTGAAGCGAAGTGTTCAGGGCAAGTTGGCCAGTGCAACACACTCACAGACTGAGTCTTATCTTAAACCACTCTTCAGGAAACTCAGAAAGAAG AGCTTACCAGCTGACATTAAAGAATCAGTCACAGACATAATTAAATTCATGTTAGAAAGAGAATATGTCAAG GCGAATGATGCCTACCTGCAAATGGCCATTGGTAATGCTCCTTGGCCTATTGGTGTGACCATGGTGGGTATCCATGCTCGTACGGGACGAGAAAAGATCTTCTCCAAACATGTGGCTCATGTTCTCAATGATGAAACGCAGAGGAAATACATTCAG gGACTGAAGAGACTAATGACTATTTGCCAAAAACACTTTACAACTGATCCATCAAAGTGTGTGGAGTACAACGCTCTTTAG